The following is a genomic window from Pseudomonas purpurea.
CAGGATGTCGCGCGTTATCAGGGCATGGGGTTGCGCGATCTGTGCGATCAACTGCACGCCTGTTACCGCAGCAATGCCACGGCCAAACACTTGAAGCGCATGTACACCGTGCTCCCGGACATCGCCATGAAACCGGCCGATGCCTACGATCATCTGGTTCGTGGCGAGGTCGAGGCCGTCTCGATCGATGCGTTGCAGGGCCGTATCGCTGCGGTAATGCTGGTGCCGTACCCACCGGGGATTCCGCTGATCATGCCCGGCGAACGCTTCACCGAGTCGACCCGTTCGATCAACGATTACCTGGCGTTTGCCCGCACCTTCGACAGCAGCTTTCCGGGCTTTGTTGCCGATGTGCATGGCTTGCAACATGAAGACGAGGGCAATGGGCGGGTCTATACCGTCGATTGCATCAAGGTTTGAGGACGTTTCCCAGCATGCAACCGGTCATGAACCCCAAGCACCCCGGACTCGCGGTGCGCGTCGCCGACGAGGGCTTTGCCCCATATGTCTGGGGCAGCGATTTCAGTTTCAATGTCAGTGCCTACGCCACGCCGCAACTGGGGCAAGCAGTCGAGCAGTGGCCGCTTGAGGCGATCACCCCGTATCGCAAGTGCTACGGCATTGATCCGGAGGAGTTCAGCAGCTTTCGCGATGCGCCCGACAGCGAGATTTTCATGGCGTTCCTGGACGACTGTCCGGTCGGGCACGTGGTGGTCAGCACTAACTGGAACGGCTTTGCCCATATCGACGAACTGGCAGTGCATGCTCCGGCACGCCGTCATGGCGTGGCCAAGGCTTTACTGGACGTTGCGCAGTTCTGGAGTCGCAAGAAGAAGCTGCCGGGCATCATGCTGGAAACCCAGAACAACAACCTTGGCGCCTGTCGGCTCTATGAGCGCTGCGGGTATGTGTTGGGCGGGATCGACCATCTGCGTTATCGCGGGATCGACCCGAACACCGCCGAGGTGGCGATTTTCTGGTATCGCCTGTTTGATAACCCGCTGGAGAGCGTGCTCAACTCGTCAACAGCGTTGTAGCTTGCTCGGTGATGATGGCCAGCAGTGTTTGTGTTGCAGGCGAGGGCGTGGCATTGGCCAGGGTCAGGGCGTAAAGGCTGATCGGCACGGCGGGTGACACGGGGCAGACATCCAGCCCGCTGGCCTTGGCGCCGCGTGCGGTGAACGGGTCGACGATGGCCAGACCTTCCCCGGCCTCGACCATGCAGCGCATCATCTGGTGGGTCTGCACGCGTGTCTGGATCACCGGCGCGGGGCGCAAGGCCTGCAACTTGCTGTCGAACACTGCATTCAGCGGGTCATGTCCTTCCAGCCCCAACAACGCCTGACCGGCCAGGTCTTGCAGGGCAATGTATTTTTGCTTGGGTTGCAGCCAGCCGTGAGGGGCGAGCAACTGGAGCTTGCCCTGGGCGATTGCCTGGCAGTGGATATCGCTGTGTTCGGGGTCATGCAGGCTCAAACCCAGGTCGCTTTCGCGCAGCAGCAGGCTCCTGACGATGTCGCGGGTGGGCTGGGCGAGGAGTGAGCAAGGGACATCGGGGATGCGGCGGCGCAAGGCCGCGATGCTGTGTGGCAACAAGTGTTCTGCCAGCGGCGGGGTGCAGATGATTCGCAGCGGTGGCGCCTGGTACTGCTTGAGGCTGCTGGCGAGCCGTTGCAGCGGTTCAATGGCTTCGTAGACGTGGGCAATCTCGACGTGCAGCTCACGTGCTTCGCGGGTCGCCTGCAAGCGCCCACGTACACTGGCGAACAGCATGAAACCGAGTTGCCCCTCGGCGTCGCGCAAAATCCCTTCGACCTCAGCCACCGACAACTGCAGCATTTCGGCGGCGGTGCCCAAATGGCTGGTTTGCAGGAGCGCCTGGATCACTTCGATATGACGTAAACGCATGCGTGAAGTCCATGTTCAGCAGGTGAGGGATTCAGTGACTGAATCCTAACCCAAGTCCGCGCATATGACTTCTGCTCATAACGGCGGGTTATGAGGCAACGTTGGTTTCCGGTTCGCGGATGATGGTGACATTTGACTGCACCAACAAGAACTCATTCTCGTCGAGCTTGTTGACGCGATCGCCAATGGCCAGACGATAGGTGGTGACGGGCTCCGAGCCGGCGATGCCGTCTGAAGACGGGGTGGATTCCTGGAACTCATGCACTGAATAGACACGGCCTTCGGCGTCTCTTGCATGGAATTGTCCGACGAGTACTGCTGCCATCTGCTTAGAACCTCTGGAGATAAGACACTCAATTTGCGGTTCTGTAGACCGTCGTTAAGCGCGGTAAGTTTTCCTGCGGGAAAAAAATAGTCGAGTGGGGCGATTCTGTGAATCGGCGTGCATTGATTGCACCGAATCATCTATAACTACTGGCTCCTTTAGCCAGATAGTCGGGAACTCCCCATGAGCAAGGTTTATACGGTTGCTGTGCTGGTCGGTAGCTTGAGAAAACAGTCGATCAACCGCAAAGTCGCGTTGGCGCTGGCCGAATTGGCTCCGGCAAATCTCAAGCTGAACATCGTCGAAATTGGCGATTTGCCACTCTACAACGAAGACATCGACGTAGCACCGCCCGCAGCCTACAGCACTTTCCGAAATCAGGTGAGCTCATCCGACGCAGTGCTGTTCGTGACACCGGAATACAACCGCTCGGTTCCGGCCCCCATGAAGAACGCGATTGACGTCGGTTCGCGGCCTTATGGCAAGAGTGCCTGGAGTGGCAAGCCGGGTGCCGTGATCAGCGCATCGCCCGGCGCCATTGGCGGTTTTGGTGCCAATCACCATCTGCGTCAGTCGCTGGTGTTCCTCGATGTGCCTTGCATGCAGCAGCCCGAGGCCTACCTGAGCGGCGCAGGCTCGATGTTTGATGAGGCAGGCAAGTTATCCGAAGCGACGAGGCCGTTCCTGCAAAAATTTATCGATGCCTATGGCGCCTGGGTCGAGTTGCACAAGAAGGCCTGACGCAATGCCGGACGGTGCGCGGGGATACCGCGCGCCATTCGGGGATGATTGAACCCGTGGCTTTACGGGATGGGCGCAATTCAATATATTCGCCAATCCATATGTGTTTCGATTTCCTGCTCATGTCCGAAATCCTCAATCCCACAGAGCTGTTCAAGGCTCTGGCCGACGAAACCCGCAGCCGAATTGCCTTGCTGGTTGTTCGCGAAGGCGAGCTGTGCGTGTGCGAGCTGACCGCAGCGCTGGAGCTCAGCCAACCTAAAATCTCTCGCCATCTGGCGCAGTTGCGCAGCACCGGGGTACTGGCGGATCGCCGTCAGGGGCAATGGATTTTTTATCGCCTGCACCCGCAACTGTCGCCATGGGCGGTCACTTTGCTGCAAGGCACGCTTGAGGCCAATCAGGCCCTGGCTCGCTGCCGACGTGCAGCGCTTGCAAGCCATGAACGAGCGGCCGACACGCTGCTGCTGATTCCTACCTTTCACATTCTGTTATTCAAAGGCTGTTGCGCATGCTGACCGCGTCGTTGATTTTTCTGCTGACCATTACCTTGGTGATCTGGCAACCCAAAGGCCTGGGCGTTGGCTGGAGTGCCGTGCTGGGCGCTGTGCTGGCGCTGTTGGCCGGCGTGGTGCAGGTCAGCGATATTGCGGTGGTCTGGGAGATCATCTGGAACGCCACCGGGACTTTTGTTGCACTGATCATCATCAGCCTGCTGCTGGACGAGGCCGGGTTCTTTGCCTGGGCGGCGTTGCATGTTGCGCGTTGGGGGCGCGGCAGCGGACGCAAGCTGTTCGCCTACATGGTGTTGCTGGGGGCGCTGGTGTCAGCCTTGTTTGCCAATGACGGCGCGGCGCTGATCCTCACGCCGATTGTCATCTCGATGCTGCTGGCGTTGCGTTTTTCAAAAACCGCGACCCTGGCATTTGTGATGGGCGCCGGGTTTATCGCCGACACCGCGAGCCTGCCGCTGGTGGTGTCGAACCTGGTCAACATTGTTTCGGCGGACTTTTTTCACATCGGTTTCAATCGCTACGCGGCGGTGATGGTGCCGGTGAACCTGGTGAGTGTCGGCGCGACGCTGGCGGTATTGATGTGGTTTTTTCGTCGAGACATTCCGCGTGATTATGCTCCCGAAGACCTGGCAGACCCGGCCAGTGCAATCCACGACAAAGCCACGTTCATGGCTGGCTGGTGCGTGTTGGTGATTTTGCTGCTCGGCTGTTTTGTCCTGGAAGCCTGGGGCATTCCCATCAGTGCAATCTCGGCGGTGTGCGCTGCGTTGCTGTTGGCCATTGCCGCACGAGGGCACAAGATCTCCACGCGCAAGGTGATGAAAGAGGCGCCCTGGCACATCGTGATTTTTTCGCTGGGCATGTACCTCGTGGTGTACGGCTTGCGCAACGCGGGCCTGACCGCGTACCTGGCCGGCTGGCTCGACGTTTTTGCCGGTTACGGGGTGTGGGGCGCCGCGATGGGCACCGGGCTGCTGACCGCGCTGCTGTCCTCGATCATGAACAACCTGCCGACCGTGCTGATTGGCGCCTTGTCGATTGATGCCAGCCAGGCCACGGGGGTGGTGAAGGAGGCGATGGTCTACGCCAACGTGATCGGCAGTGACCTGGGGCCGAAAATCACGCCGATCGGCAGCCTGGCCACGTTGCTCTGGCTGCATGTGCTGGAACGCAAGGACATCCTCATCGGTTGGGGGTACTACTTCAAGGTCGGGATCGTGCTGACGGTGCCGGTATTGCTGGTGACCCTGGCCGCCCTGGCGATGAGGTTGTCCGTTTGACGGGTTTATTCCGGGCGCTGGATCATGAAGCCAATGCCCGCAGGTTTGAGGAATAACTCCAGCAAGGTGTCTTGCTGACGGCGTGGGAGGTGCTCGCAGCGCTCAATCAGCGTCTTCGACCACGCCAGGGCGCTCGGCGCAGGCCAGGGCGCGCCGTTGGCCTCGAAGATCTGGATGAAGTTGAAGCCAGCCTGCTCAACGAGGCCGTAGAGCTCTTCTACCCGGAAATCGCCGTCGCGAGGGTGATAGACCACGTCGTGAAGGTTGATCAGTTTTTCTTGTTCGGTTTTCTCTTCGCCATAGACCAGCGGGCGGAAATGCGCCGGGATCAGGTCCTCGATCAGCTTCAATCTGTCGGGGTGGGACGCGTCGATCGCCAGGTGCGTGAGCATTTCGCGCAGATCATGCAGCTCCCGGCGCCCCAGCGAAGCGTAAGTCCAGAGGTAGCAATAGCCACCTGGTCGCACGAAGTTGAACAGTTTGTTCAAGCCTGCCTGGATGTCATGCAGGTGATGGAGTACGCCGTGGCAATAGACAAAATCAAAGCCCTTGAGATCGGGATTGTCCTCGTTCAGGTCACGCTGCTCGAACGTCAGGTTGGCGACTTCCCTGGAGACTTTGAGGTCACGGGCATAACGAATCGAGTTCTGTGAGCGGTCAAAGGCCAGGATTTCAAGCTCCGGGCACTGTTCGGCCCAGTCGACGGTGACGCAGCCCGTGCCGCAACCGACTTCAAGGGCGCGCCCCTTGATCGCCTTGCTCCTGATCGCCGGGATCAGGAATGTCCCCGCGTAATCGTTGTGGTTGCCAAAGGTGGGGTAAGGGTATGCCTCGTACATCCCGATCACCTGGTTATCCTTGTCCTTATCCATACTGACTCCCATTGCAGGTGGTTTGAGCCCGTGCGGCTCGGTTGATCAATACTCAAGCGTGACGTCCAGCCTGGCCTGGTGGGCATGCTGCTTCCATTGGCCGCTGCGCCATCGGCGGTACATCAGCAGGCCGCGGCACCATTCGTCCAGGGTCATGGCGATCCAGATGCCGATCAGCCCCAGTTCAAAGTGTGCGGCGAGTGTCCAGCCGCCGAGCACCATGATTCCCCAGATGGAGAGGGGCGCGACCAAGAGGATGTAGCGAATATCCCCGGTGGCCCTCAAGGCATTGACCACGACAAAGTTCAGGACCCTGCCGGGCTCTAGAATGAGCCCGATGAGCATCAGTTTGGCGCCGGTGGAAATGATCTCGGGGTTGTCGGTGAACAGGGCGAGCAGGAAAGGCGTGGCACACGCCACGGTAATGGACATGGGCACCGCAATCATCAGGCCGATTTTCAGGCTTCGGTGCAATTGTCGGTTGGCCGCCTCGATGTCCCCGGCGCCGATCATGTGCCCGACGATAATCTCCGTGGCCAGGCCGATGGCGATGCTGTAGACCATCACCATCAAGACGATCTGAATCGTGTAGGTCAGGGTCGCCAGGGTGTTGCCACCCAGGCTGGCGCACAGGGCGGTGATGGTCATGTAGCCCAGGAACCAGCAAATGCCTTCGCCTGCCGCTGGCAGCCCCAACTGGAGAATGCGTTTGAAGGTGCGCGGGTCGAAGCTGACGATGTGCTTGAACTCAAAGACGAAGCCGGTATGGCGTTTCACCAGAAACCACAGGATGCAGCAGGCAATGATCCGGCTGACCACCGTGGAGATGGACACACCCAACACCCCGAGTTCGGGAAGGCCGAAGTGCCCGTACAGCAGCAGGTAGTTGCCGCCCAGGGTCAGGATGTTCTGCGCAAGTGCCACGATCATGGGGGCCTTGGTATGCCCGTTGGCGCGAAGAATCGCACACAGGCATTGCATCTGCGCCTCGATGAAGAGCGTGCCGCCCACCAGCATCAAGAACGGATAGGCCAGTTCGCGCAAATCGAAGGTCAGGTGCAAGGCCGCGAATATGTCGCCCGGAAACAGCAACACCAAGGCGCTGATGATCAGGCCCAGCCACGTGCAGGCCGTCATCGCATTCCTGGCGATCCGGTTCGCCCCGGCAGGGTCATTGGCGCCCAGGTGGTGGGTGGTCAGGATGCTCGAACCAATGGCCAGCGGCCCGAACAGCAGAATGGCCAGCACATTGATCTGATTGGTCGATCCCACCGCCGCAACGGCCTGGTCCGAGATATGGCTGATCATGAAGGTATCGATCAGCCCGACGGACAAGCGCAGCAGTTGCTCGATCAGGATCGGCCAGGCCAGGTGCAAGGCACCTCGGCTCATGACTGAGGAGGGGGCGCTCATCGCATCATTCTTGCGCGGCCTTGATCAAATGGCCGCTGAAACCCTGCTTGACCAGATACTCCCACGCATTGAGAACCGACTCTGGCAGGGCATGTTCGGCCTGGAAGCCGAGCTTTGGGTATTCGATGATCCGCTGTATATCCCCGACCATTTCCTCGATCAAACCGTACAGACCGACGATGTTGGAGACATCGGCCGGGAACCGGATGTCCGGTGCGTCCAGGGACGCCTGGAGTTCGGGCCAGACTTTTTTCACGACCAGGCCAAGGCGCAAAATGGCATTGGGTTTGGTCAGGACGATGGCGCTGTTCAACTCACCGAACAGCGCTTTGGTAAAGGCAATGTTCTCACCGAAATTGGTGGCCTTGTCCTCGACAAAAATGGCGCTGGCAGGCACACCCGACTCGAGGGCCAGGCGCCGGAAAACGTGGGACTCGGGGTCTTCCCAGAGGTGGTGAGTCCAGTTGCCCTTGTTGCCAGTGAAGATGATCACGGGCGCCAGGCCTTGCTTGTACAGCGCGCAGGCGTGTTCTCCCACCCTCAGGTCATAAGAACAACAAACGATGATCGCGTCGCTGGGCGTGTGTTGACGGCCTGAAGACATGTAGTCCCAGAGCTGGGTGGCGCATTGCAGGGTGCGTGTCGGCTTTTCGCTCATCGTAGGTCCGTTTACGTGGTCGTGGTTGAGGCGGCGTGCAGCTGTTGATCCGGGATTCAGGCGGACATCAGGTTAAGGTTTTCCCAGCCTTTTTCGCCGCGCTCCAGAATCACCGGGTCCTTGTGCTTGGCGTACATGTATTCCAGGTTTCGCAAGCCACTGTCGGTGTTTTCGGTTTCGTTCTTGGGATGGGGATAGTGAATCCCGCAGGCGTTTCGGCACAGTTTGAAGGCAATGCCCTGCTTGTATAGCCGATAGGCCAGCTCATCGTCTTCACAGCCCCAGGACTCGAAGCGGTTATCGAACAACCCGACGTCCAGCAGCACCTGGCGTTTGACCGAGGTATGGCACCCCCAGAACAGGGCCCACGGGGCGGGCATCCGGTTCATGTCATCGGCAAAGTGGCTGTACACCTCTTCGCGGATGTCCAGGTGGATTTTCTGACGCTCGAAAGTGCGCAACGTGCCTTCCAGGTCCTGTAGGTCAATGGCCTGGATCAGTTGCCGGGCCGTGGCGTCGTGCTGTTGGAACGCGTAGGTGTAGGCATTGACGGCGATGTCATGGGTGGTGCTTTCATGGGCGGCCTGATGGCAGCGCAACGCATCCTTGTGCAGCAGAATGCCGGTGTCGATGCCCACGCAGATCTCATGTTTGCTGGAGGCAATGCCCAGGTTGCGTGCGGCGGCGGCCCTGAACCCGAGATCGTCCTGATAGATGTACTTGATGTCCTGGAACGGCCGGTGGCTGTCGACCACTGCCCGGGTGTCATCGGTTGACCCGTCATCGACCACGATGACGTCGTATTGGTCTTTGGCCAGCGTCTGCTTGCGCAGTGCGTCCAGCGTGAAATCCAGCAGTTGCCGCCGATTGTAGGTCGGAATAATGACACTGATTTTCATGATGTTCGGGCGCCTCCCTGGCAGATTTTTCAATCGTTATGCAGCGTCAGTGTTTCAAAGGTGTCAATGATCTGGCTGGCACCGTGACTGATCAGCTCTTGCCCGAGGCTGGCTGTTTTCGCGTAGCCATAGGTGTAACAGCGGGCCGCCACCGCCGATTTTACGCCGGAGATCGAGTCTTCGATGGCCGTCGCATGCTCGACATTCAAGGCGTTTTTGGCCTGGACATACGGATCGCCCGCCGGCTTGCCATGTTTGACGTCACTGCGGGTGATGATCACGTCGAACATCGACGTGAGGTCATGGATGTTCAGGACATGCTCGACCCGTTCCCGCCAACTGCTGGTCACCAGCCCCAACGGCATGGCCTGGGCCTTGCTCTGTGTCATCAACTCCTGCATGCCGACGTTCAGTGGTGAGAAAGCGTCCTTCTCAAGTTCGAACACCCGTTGATACAGCTGTTGCCGGTGGTGCGGGGCCAGGTCGGAAAACAGCCGGAGCAGGGTCTGTGGACCGGGAATGCCATGGATGTGGTCCTCTATCTGCTGGGCGTCAAGCGTGTAGCCAAACTGCTTCGCGGCCTCGGCCCATGCCCATTCGATCGCTTCCCGTGAGTCGATCAGCACACCGTCCATGTCGAGCAGCAGGGCTGTTTTCTTCGCTG
Proteins encoded in this region:
- a CDS encoding GNAT family N-acetyltransferase, whose product is MQPVMNPKHPGLAVRVADEGFAPYVWGSDFSFNVSAYATPQLGQAVEQWPLEAITPYRKCYGIDPEEFSSFRDAPDSEIFMAFLDDCPVGHVVVSTNWNGFAHIDELAVHAPARRHGVAKALLDVAQFWSRKKKLPGIMLETQNNNLGACRLYERCGYVLGGIDHLRYRGIDPNTAEVAIFWYRLFDNPLESVLNSSTAL
- a CDS encoding LysR substrate-binding domain-containing protein, which produces MRLRHIEVIQALLQTSHLGTAAEMLQLSVAEVEGILRDAEGQLGFMLFASVRGRLQATREARELHVEIAHVYEAIEPLQRLASSLKQYQAPPLRIICTPPLAEHLLPHSIAALRRRIPDVPCSLLAQPTRDIVRSLLLRESDLGLSLHDPEHSDIHCQAIAQGKLQLLAPHGWLQPKQKYIALQDLAGQALLGLEGHDPLNAVFDSKLQALRPAPVIQTRVQTHQMMRCMVEAGEGLAIVDPFTARGAKASGLDVCPVSPAVPISLYALTLANATPSPATQTLLAIITEQATTLLTS
- a CDS encoding NAD(P)H-dependent oxidoreductase — its product is MSKVYTVAVLVGSLRKQSINRKVALALAELAPANLKLNIVEIGDLPLYNEDIDVAPPAAYSTFRNQVSSSDAVLFVTPEYNRSVPAPMKNAIDVGSRPYGKSAWSGKPGAVISASPGAIGGFGANHHLRQSLVFLDVPCMQQPEAYLSGAGSMFDEAGKLSEATRPFLQKFIDAYGAWVELHKKA
- a CDS encoding arsenic transporter — encoded protein: MLTASLIFLLTITLVIWQPKGLGVGWSAVLGAVLALLAGVVQVSDIAVVWEIIWNATGTFVALIIISLLLDEAGFFAWAALHVARWGRGSGRKLFAYMVLLGALVSALFANDGAALILTPIVISMLLALRFSKTATLAFVMGAGFIADTASLPLVVSNLVNIVSADFFHIGFNRYAAVMVPVNLVSVGATLAVLMWFFRRDIPRDYAPEDLADPASAIHDKATFMAGWCVLVILLLGCFVLEAWGIPISAISAVCAALLLAIAARGHKISTRKVMKEAPWHIVIFSLGMYLVVYGLRNAGLTAYLAGWLDVFAGYGVWGAAMGTGLLTALLSSIMNNLPTVLIGALSIDASQATGVVKEAMVYANVIGSDLGPKITPIGSLATLLWLHVLERKDILIGWGYYFKVGIVLTVPVLLVTLAALAMRLSV
- a CDS encoding class I SAM-dependent methyltransferase, whose translation is MDKDKDNQVIGMYEAYPYPTFGNHNDYAGTFLIPAIRSKAIKGRALEVGCGTGCVTVDWAEQCPELEILAFDRSQNSIRYARDLKVSREVANLTFEQRDLNEDNPDLKGFDFVYCHGVLHHLHDIQAGLNKLFNFVRPGGYCYLWTYASLGRRELHDLREMLTHLAIDASHPDRLKLIEDLIPAHFRPLVYGEEKTEQEKLINLHDVVYHPRDGDFRVEELYGLVEQAGFNFIQIFEANGAPWPAPSALAWSKTLIERCEHLPRRQQDTLLELFLKPAGIGFMIQRPE
- a CDS encoding MATE family efflux transporter; the protein is MSAPSSVMSRGALHLAWPILIEQLLRLSVGLIDTFMISHISDQAVAAVGSTNQINVLAILLFGPLAIGSSILTTHHLGANDPAGANRIARNAMTACTWLGLIISALVLLFPGDIFAALHLTFDLRELAYPFLMLVGGTLFIEAQMQCLCAILRANGHTKAPMIVALAQNILTLGGNYLLLYGHFGLPELGVLGVSISTVVSRIIACCILWFLVKRHTGFVFEFKHIVSFDPRTFKRILQLGLPAAGEGICWFLGYMTITALCASLGGNTLATLTYTIQIVLMVMVYSIAIGLATEIIVGHMIGAGDIEAANRQLHRSLKIGLMIAVPMSITVACATPFLLALFTDNPEIISTGAKLMLIGLILEPGRVLNFVVVNALRATGDIRYILLVAPLSIWGIMVLGGWTLAAHFELGLIGIWIAMTLDEWCRGLLMYRRWRSGQWKQHAHQARLDVTLEY
- a CDS encoding YdcF family protein, with the translated sequence MSEKPTRTLQCATQLWDYMSSGRQHTPSDAIIVCCSYDLRVGEHACALYKQGLAPVIIFTGNKGNWTHHLWEDPESHVFRRLALESGVPASAIFVEDKATNFGENIAFTKALFGELNSAIVLTKPNAILRLGLVVKKVWPELQASLDAPDIRFPADVSNIVGLYGLIEEMVGDIQRIIEYPKLGFQAEHALPESVLNAWEYLVKQGFSGHLIKAAQE
- a CDS encoding glycosyltransferase, which encodes MKISVIIPTYNRRQLLDFTLDALRKQTLAKDQYDVIVVDDGSTDDTRAVVDSHRPFQDIKYIYQDDLGFRAAAARNLGIASSKHEICVGIDTGILLHKDALRCHQAAHESTTHDIAVNAYTYAFQQHDATARQLIQAIDLQDLEGTLRTFERQKIHLDIREEVYSHFADDMNRMPAPWALFWGCHTSVKRQVLLDVGLFDNRFESWGCEDDELAYRLYKQGIAFKLCRNACGIHYPHPKNETENTDSGLRNLEYMYAKHKDPVILERGEKGWENLNLMSA
- a CDS encoding HAD family phosphatase → MPTPAKKTALLLDMDGVLIDSREAIEWAWAEAAKQFGYTLDAQQIEDHIHGIPGPQTLLRLFSDLAPHHRQQLYQRVFELEKDAFSPLNVGMQELMTQSKAQAMPLGLVTSSWRERVEHVLNIHDLTSMFDVIITRSDVKHGKPAGDPYVQAKNALNVEHATAIEDSISGVKSAVAARCYTYGYAKTASLGQELISHGASQIIDTFETLTLHND